From a region of the Cryptosporangium phraense genome:
- the sigJ gene encoding RNA polymerase sigma factor SigJ: MSERRRLINLAYRLLGSLAEAEDVVQETYARWYALSPAERDAIEVPGAWLTTVAGRLCLTLLGSARVRRERYVGGWLPEPLPDADPADRVTLDESVSIAFLVVLDSMTPAERVAFILHDVFRYSFAEVSAVLGRSPAASRQLASSARRRVRSVPAGPAGRAAAGDRAEIVRRFRRAWAAKDMGALLDLLDPDATAVADGGGRVLTFLEPIEGATAVAQAWLELADRADDHTAIVERTVNGQPGLVAEHDGVTATVFAFGFTGDRIGRIWVMRNPDKLRSWITPAPDPDRVPRDGEPRVGAP; this comes from the coding sequence ATGAGCGAGCGGCGCCGGCTGATCAACCTGGCCTACCGGCTGCTGGGCTCGCTGGCCGAGGCCGAGGACGTCGTCCAGGAGACGTACGCCCGCTGGTACGCGCTGTCGCCGGCCGAGCGGGACGCGATCGAGGTTCCGGGCGCCTGGCTGACGACCGTGGCCGGCCGGCTCTGCCTCACGCTGCTGGGCTCGGCCCGGGTCCGCCGGGAGCGCTACGTCGGCGGCTGGCTCCCCGAGCCGCTTCCCGACGCCGATCCCGCCGACCGGGTGACGCTGGACGAGTCGGTGAGCATCGCGTTCCTCGTCGTGCTCGACTCGATGACCCCGGCCGAGCGCGTCGCGTTCATCCTGCACGACGTGTTCCGGTATTCGTTCGCCGAGGTCTCGGCGGTGCTGGGGCGGAGCCCGGCGGCCAGCCGTCAGCTCGCCTCGTCGGCCCGTCGCCGCGTGCGTTCGGTGCCGGCCGGACCGGCTGGCCGGGCCGCGGCCGGGGACCGCGCCGAGATCGTCCGCCGATTCCGGCGGGCCTGGGCGGCCAAGGACATGGGAGCGCTCCTCGACCTCCTCGATCCGGACGCGACCGCGGTCGCCGACGGAGGCGGGCGCGTACTGACGTTCCTGGAGCCGATCGAGGGAGCCACCGCGGTCGCGCAGGCCTGGCTGGAGCTCGCCGACCGGGCCGACGACCACACGGCGATCGTCGAACGCACCGTCAACGGTCAGCCCGGCCTGGTCGCCGAGCACGACGGCGTCACCGCGACGGTCTTCGCGTTCGGCTTCACCGGCGATCGCATCGGCCGCATCTGGGTCATGCGCAACCCGGACAAGCTCCGATCGTGGATCACGCCCGCGCCGGATCCGGACCGCGTTCCGCGAGATGGTGAACCGCGCGTTGGTGCGCCGTAG
- a CDS encoding LUD domain-containing protein produces MTDELTTTAIERAAAALTAHGFGVEILDDAAAARERVRELIPAGASVFTGASETLRLSGLDDDLNTGGRYDALRPRGLAMDRATRADEIRRMFAAPDVAVGSVAAVTETGSVVIASGSGSQLPGYAGGAGRVIWIVGAQKVVPDLDAALARVEQHCLPLENERALRVYGVPSAVNRLLILNAEPRPGRATVLLLRECIGF; encoded by the coding sequence ATGACCGACGAACTCACCACGACTGCCATTGAACGCGCCGCCGCCGCCCTCACCGCCCACGGGTTCGGCGTCGAGATCCTGGACGACGCCGCAGCCGCCCGTGAACGGGTCCGGGAGCTGATCCCCGCGGGCGCGAGCGTCTTCACCGGGGCCAGCGAGACCCTCCGGCTGTCCGGCCTCGACGACGATCTCAACACCGGCGGACGCTACGACGCACTCCGCCCCCGCGGCCTGGCCATGGACCGGGCCACCCGGGCCGACGAGATCCGGCGGATGTTCGCCGCGCCCGACGTGGCGGTCGGCAGCGTCGCCGCGGTGACCGAGACCGGGTCGGTGGTGATCGCGTCCGGGAGCGGGAGCCAGCTCCCGGGGTACGCGGGCGGAGCCGGCCGGGTGATCTGGATCGTCGGGGCGCAGAAGGTGGTGCCCGATCTGGACGCCGCGCTCGCCCGCGTCGAGCAGCACTGCCTGCCGCTGGAGAACGAGCGGGCGCTGCGGGTCTACGGCGTGCCCAGCGCGGTCAACCGCCTGCTGATCCTCAACGCCGAACCGCGGCCCGGGCGCGCCACCGTGCTCCTGCTACGCGAGTGCATCGGCTTCTGA